From Arachis stenosperma cultivar V10309 chromosome 2, arast.V10309.gnm1.PFL2, whole genome shotgun sequence, one genomic window encodes:
- the LOC130960801 gene encoding pectinesterase 2-like — translation MAAMRLLFNFLVVPFFLSTFVYAYSSNDVKHWCSQTPNPQPCEYFLTNNPNHQTKPINQKSDFLKISLQLAQERALIGHANTLSLGTKCRNQLERVAWNDCVDLYQQTIQKLNKTLDPNTKCSQVDAQTWLSTALTNLETCKAGFYELGVQDYVLPLMSNNVTKLLSNTLALNNNGESHQEPSYKDGFPTWVKPGDRKLLQASSPASQANVVVAKDGSGKYTTVMAAINGAPKSNSGRYVIYVKAGIYNEQVEIKANNIMLVGDGIGKTIITGSQSVGGGTTTFRSATVAVTGDGFIGQGMTFRNTAGAANHQAVALRSGSDLSVFYQCSFEGYQDTLYVYSDRQFFKQCDIYGTVDFIFGNAAVVFQNCNLYARNPPNKINTITAQGRTDPNQNTGISIHNCVVTAASDLKAVQSSVKTYLGRPWQQYSRTVFMKSSLDSLIDPAGWLEWNGNFALNTLYYGEYMNTGLGSSTANRVKWGGYHVITNAAEASKFSVANFIAGNSWLPSTRIPFTAGL, via the exons ATGGCAGCAATGCGTTTGCTCTTCAATTTTCTCGTTGTTCCCTTCTTTCTATCAACTTTTGTTTATGCCTATTCTTCAAATGATGTTAAACATTGGTGTAGCCAAACCCCAAACCCTCAACCATGTGAGTATTTCTTGACCAACAACCCTAATCACCAAACCAAACCTATTAACCAAAAAAGTGACTTTCTCAAGATTTCATTACAACTTGCTCAAGAGAGAGCTCTCATAGGCCACGCAAATACTCTTTCACTTGGCACAAAGTGCCGCAACCAACTTGAAAGAGTTGCATGGAATGATTGTGTTGACCTCTATCAACAAACCATTCAAAAGCTCAACAAAACCCTAGATCCTAACACCAAGTGCTCCCAAGTTGATGCTCAAACATGGCTTAGCACTGCTCTCACAAACCTTGAGACATGCAAAGCTGGCTTCTATGAACTTGGTGTTCAAGATTATGTCCTTCCTCTAATGTCCAACAATGTTACTAAGTTGCTAAGCAACACTTTGGCTCTTAACAACAATGGCGAATCTCATCAAGAGCCAAGTTACAAAGATGGATTCCCAACATGGGTCAAGCCTGGTGATAGAAAGTTGTTGCAAGCATCTTCTCCAGCATCTCAAGCGAATGTAGTGGTGGCCAAAGACGGATCCGGAAAATACACAACAGTTATGGCAGCCATAAACGGAGCACCAAAGAGTAACAGTGGAAGGTATGTGATATATGTGAAGGCCGGGATATACAATGAGCAAGTAGAGATAAAGGCAAATAATATAATGTTGGTGGGAGATGGCATTGGAAAAACCATAATCACCGGCAGTCAAAGTGTGGGAGGAGGCACCACAACCTTCCGTTCCGCCACCGTTG CTGTAACTGGAGATGGATTTATTGGTCAAGGCATGACATTTAGGAACACAGCAGGTGCAGCAAATCATCAAGCTGTTGCATTGCGTTCTGGATCAGACTTATCAGTTTTCTATCAATGCAGTTTCGAAGGTTATCAAGACACATTATATGTTTATTCTGACAGACAATTCTTCAAACAATGTGATATTTATGGTACTGTTGACTTTATCTTTGGTAATGCTGCTGTGGTGTTCCAAAACTGTAATCTATATGCAAGAAACCCTCCAAACAAAATTAACACCATCACTGCACAAGGAAGAACCGATCCAAACCAAAACACCGGCATTTCCATTCACAATTGTGTGGTTACAGCTGCATCCGATTTGAAAGCAGTGCAAAGCTCAGTTAAAACTTATCTTGGAAGGCCATGGCAACAATATTCAAGAACCGTGTTCATGAAGAGTTCTCTTGATAGCTTGATTGATCCAGCAGGTTGGTTGGAATGGAATGGTAACTTTGCATTAAACACATTGTATTATGGAGAGTACATGAACACAGGACTTGGATCTTCAACCGCAAACAGAGTTAAATGGGGAGGTTATCACGTCATAACCAATGCTGCTGAAGCTTCAAAATTCAGTGTTGCAAATTTCATTGCTGGCAACTCATGGCTACCTTCCACTCGTATTCCTTTCACGGCTGGTCTTtaa